In Macaca fascicularis isolate 582-1 chromosome X, T2T-MFA8v1.1, one DNA window encodes the following:
- the PBDC1 gene encoding protein PBDC1 isoform X1, with the protein MAATSGTDEQVSGELVSVAHALSLPAESYGNDPDIEMAWAMRAMQHAEVYYKLISSVDPQFLKLTKVDDQIYSEFRKNFETLRIDVLDPEELKSESAKEKWRPFCLKFNGIVEDFNYGTLLRLDCSQGYTEENTIFAPRIQFFAIEIARNREGYNKAVYISVQDKEGEKGVNNGGEKGADNGEEENTKNRGEKGADSGEEKKEGINREDKTDKGGEKEKEADKEINKSGEKAM; encoded by the exons ATGGCGGCCACCAGTGGAACTGATGAACAG GTTTCCGGGGAGTTGGTGTCTGTGGCACATGCGCTTTCTCTCCCAGCAGAGTCGTATGGCAACGAT CCTGATATTGAGATGGCTTGGGCCATGAGAGCAATGCAACATGCTGAAGTCTATTACAAG CTGATTTCATCAGTTGACCCACAGTTCCTGAAACTCACCAAAGTAGATGACCAAATTTACTCTGAGTTCCGGAAAAATTTTGAGACCCTTAGGATAGATGTATTGGACCCAGAAGAACTCAAGTCAGAATCAGCCAAAGAG AAGTGGAGGCCATTCTGCTTGAAGTTTAATGGGATTGTTGAAGACTTCAACTATGGTACTTTGCTGCGACTAGATTGTTCTCAGGGCTATACTGAGGAAAACACCATCTTTG cCCCCAGGATACAATTCTTTGCCATTGAAATTGCTCGGAACCGGGAAGGCTATAACAAAGCTGTTTATATCAGTGTTCAGgacaaagaaggagagaaaggagtcaacaatggaggagaaaaaggagctGACAATGGAGAAGAAGAGAACACCAAGaatagaggagagaaaggagctgatagtggagaagaaaaaaaggaaggaatcaacagagaagacaaaactgacaaaggaggagaaaaagagaaagaagctgacaaagaaatcaacaaaagtGGTGAAAAAGCTATGTAA
- the PBDC1 gene encoding protein PBDC1 isoform X2: MAATSGTDEQVSGELVSVAHALSLPAESYGNDPDIEMAWAMRAMQHAEVYYKLISSVDPQFLKLTKVDDQIYSEFRKNFETLRIDVLDPEELKSESAKEPPGYNSLPLKLLGTGKAITKLFISVFRTKKERKESTMEEKKELTMEKKRTPRIEERKELIVEKKKRKESTEKTKLTKEEKKRKKLTKKSTKVVKKLCKVYREQHSRSFDLIESTSATVLLA, from the exons ATGGCGGCCACCAGTGGAACTGATGAACAG GTTTCCGGGGAGTTGGTGTCTGTGGCACATGCGCTTTCTCTCCCAGCAGAGTCGTATGGCAACGAT CCTGATATTGAGATGGCTTGGGCCATGAGAGCAATGCAACATGCTGAAGTCTATTACAAG CTGATTTCATCAGTTGACCCACAGTTCCTGAAACTCACCAAAGTAGATGACCAAATTTACTCTGAGTTCCGGAAAAATTTTGAGACCCTTAGGATAGATGTATTGGACCCAGAAGAACTCAAGTCAGAATCAGCCAAAGAG cCCCCAGGATACAATTCTTTGCCATTGAAATTGCTCGGAACCGGGAAGGCTATAACAAAGCTGTTTATATCAGTGTTCAGgacaaagaaggagagaaaggagtcaacaatggaggagaaaaaggagctGACAATGGAGAAGAAGAGAACACCAAGaatagaggagagaaaggagctgatagtggagaagaaaaaaaggaaggaatcaacagagaagacaaaactgacaaaggaggagaaaaagagaaagaagctgacaaagaaatcaacaaaagtGGTGAAAAAGCTATGTAAGGTATACAGGGAACAGCACTCTAGAAGCTTTGACTTAATTGAGTCTACAAGTGCCACGGTGCTACTTGCATAG